The Melopsittacus undulatus isolate bMelUnd1 chromosome 17, bMelUnd1.mat.Z, whole genome shotgun sequence DNA window CTCTGGGGTGTTCTCCCAGTCTGGGCACTCACAAATCCCAGTGGATCCCATGGGAAGTGCCTGGGAAACGTCTGAAGTGAAGAGATGGGGCTCGGAGCCTTGGCCTGGCTCTGCCCTTGCTGGGGGCTGGCTCTGTCCTCCCGGAGCCTGGGGACACGGCTGTGGATTCCCGTCACCACCCGCCCTCTTCCTGGCACTTGGAAGTCACCTGGAGCTTTTCCAGCCACGGGAGGAGCCGGGACCCCAGCAACACACTGGGAGCaacaggaaaacagctttgGGTGGCTGAGGCCAGcgcctccccctgccccattcCTTGCTTTAGGAAGGGCCTTGCTGGCACCAAGGGCATCACTtgtgagggagcagagcaggatctgCCCTTGCGGCTGTGGCCGGGCAGGGAGGTGGGGGGTCCCCGTCGGGGCAGTGGTGACAGCAGCATCTCCGCAGCGCGTTGAGATGCACAAGGAGAAGGTTTCTCGCCGGGAGATTGGCTCTTTGACCGTCACCAAGAGGTTCCCATCGTGCCAGACCGTGGTGCCCCCCCCCAGTCCCCCCTGCCTGGAGCCCTACTGCAGGAAACCCCTCAACTTCAGCGTCCTGGACGACATCGGCCACGGTGTGAAGGTGAGCCCGGGGCTGCGGTGAGGGCTTGGGTGGGTGCTCCCACTGTTCCCAGCATTGCACTGATGGGTTCACAGCGGCTCAGTGGGGGGCCCTGCCCGTCCCCCCCCGTTCATCCCATTGGGGCTCGGTggtggcaggcagggaggggggcaCAGCCCCATGGAACACAGGGGAACTGCGGCTCCCAGCGCTTCCACCCGGCCCGGGCCCTTCCCAGCACCGAAACCACCGGCACAGGAAGGCGCTGGGGGGGGCTCGGCCCCCACGGAGCCGTCGTGGGGCCAGGGGGGGAAGTGTCAGCGCTGGGGCTGCGGTTCCCGAGCTGCAGGCGCCTCTCTCGGCCCCGCTgccttcaccccccccccccctgcgcCCGCAGGACCACAGCACCCGGCTGCTCTCCCGCACCGGAACCCTGGCTCGCAAGGGGACCAAGTCACCGGCGCAGGCTGCGGGCACCTTGGGGTGAGCCCGGGGGGGGAACGGGGTTGGGGGCGCTGCGGATCcgtccccatcccagctccgGGCTGGGGCTCAGCGCCCGCTCTGCCCGCAGGAGGAGCCCCCGCATCCCGGAGCCCGTCCGGCCGCCGGTGGTACCCGAGGGCAGGGGCTGTGCAGCCTCCTCCTCGCTCATCTCCATCAGGTACCGGTGCTGGGGGGGCCTTGGGGGGGTCCCTGTTCAATGAGGGGGGGCAAAGCTGGCCCCAGCCTGGCCTCAccctgcccctgctgcccccCAGCTCCAGCGGGGCCCCTGGTGAAGGCATCATcgccccccccccaccgccaCCACTGCCACCGTCCCTGCCAGGACcgtgcccagcaccagctccactCCCCGGGCA harbors:
- the ABI3 gene encoding ABI gene family member 3 isoform X1 gives rise to the protein MGLGALAWLCPCWGLALSSRSLGTRLWIPVTTRPLPGTWKSPGAFPATGGAGTPATHWEQQENSFGWLRPAPPPAPFLALGRALLAPRASLVREQSRICPCGCGRAGRWGVPVGAVVTAASPQRVEMHKEKVSRREIGSLTVTKRFPSCQTVVPPPSPPCLEPYCRKPLNFSVLDDIGHGVKDHSTRLLSRTGTLARKGTKSPAQAAGTLGRSPRIPEPVRPPVVPEGRGCAASSSLISISSSGAPGEGIIAPPPPPPLPPSLPGPCPAPAPLPGHPELPPAPIDAAAPDDLELPPPPPPALFDFEDVAPLPPPPAEDPPWAPQSYVEKVVALYPYTQQKDNELSFQPGALLFVTRRHSDGWCEGVMGQEVGFFPGNYVEPL